One Aegilops tauschii subsp. strangulata cultivar AL8/78 chromosome 7, Aet v6.0, whole genome shotgun sequence genomic window carries:
- the LOC109753220 gene encoding auxin-induced protein 15A-like, protein MAGKLYQLMARLHLAKGRASADVPKGHFAVYVGEQRKRFVIPTAYLRHPSFLVLLKRVEDEFGFDHRAGGGLTIPCSEGDFADIVGGCSSSSSPAVDYH, encoded by the coding sequence ATGGCGGGGAAGCTCTACCAGCTCATGGCCAGGCTGCACCTGGCCAAGGGGCGGGCGTCGGCGGACGTGCCTAAGGGCCACTTCGCGGTCTACGTCGGCGAACAGCGGAAGCGGTTCGTCATCCCGACGGCGTACCTGAGGCACCCGTCCTTCCTCGTGCTGCTCAAGCGGGTGGAGGACGAGTTCGGCTTCGACCACCGCGCCGGCGGCGGCCTCACCATCCCCTGCTCAGAGGGCGACTTCGCCGACATCGTCGGTGgctgctcgtcctcctcctccccggCGGTGGATTACCACTAG